From a single Collibacillus ludicampi genomic region:
- a CDS encoding dTMP kinase, with product MKYPGRLIVVEGTDGSGKSTQIYLLKKWLEAENYPVFFTEWNSSELIKHWTKRAKKNKMLTSLTFSLIHASDFFDRYEKFILPRLRTGYIVLADRYIYTAYARDIARGCDPAWVRNTYKTAVRPSLALYFRTPLDIAVHRILSGRPELKYHEAGMDLGVSNDPVESFKIYQGLIKDQYDAMIESEGLTVIDATKSITEQQTAVRQLVSKALRDYEPPIYVEKFRKAAAGSWGNLR from the coding sequence GTGAAGTATCCTGGAAGATTGATCGTCGTTGAAGGAACGGATGGATCCGGCAAAAGCACTCAGATATACTTGTTGAAAAAGTGGCTGGAAGCGGAGAACTACCCGGTATTTTTTACCGAGTGGAATTCTTCCGAGCTCATCAAGCATTGGACAAAAAGAGCCAAGAAAAATAAAATGCTGACTTCCCTTACATTTAGTCTGATCCACGCCAGCGATTTCTTTGACCGTTACGAGAAATTCATTCTCCCACGCTTGCGAACCGGATATATCGTTTTGGCCGATCGTTACATTTACACCGCTTATGCGCGCGACATCGCACGAGGCTGTGACCCTGCATGGGTTCGCAATACATACAAGACGGCCGTTCGGCCCTCGTTGGCTCTCTACTTCCGTACTCCATTAGATATCGCCGTTCATCGCATTCTGAGTGGGAGACCTGAATTAAAATATCATGAAGCGGGAATGGATCTGGGAGTCAGCAATGATCCGGTAGAGAGCTTTAAAATTTATCAAGGGTTGATCAAGGATCAATACGATGCCATGATCGAATCCGAAGGGTTAACGGTTATCGATGCAACCAAAAGCATTACGGAACAACAAACTGCTGTCCGCCAGTTGGTTTCGAAAGCACTCAGGGATTATGAACCACCGATTTACGTTGAAAAATTCAGAAAAGCTGCAGCTGGATCCTGGGGGAATCTAAGATGA
- the tmk gene encoding dTMP kinase, whose protein sequence is MKTETQPSKNGISQMMNETLPGKLLVIEGSDYSGHSTQSALLKDWLEVKGYGVFDAGIKRSSLMREAIEEAKEEQILGRTTLGLLYATDFADEFVNGIIPALRAGQIVVADRYIYTLIARQLVRGSDEDWLEKLFSFARKPDLIFYLSVPPEELLHRCLFSFGRLPYWESGMDLAISNDMTDSFLMYQERLLKEYERLSEKYRFIMVDGCRSIEDIHKFIRKHVKRLLKME, encoded by the coding sequence ATGAAGACAGAAACTCAACCGAGCAAGAACGGAATTTCTCAGATGATGAATGAAACCTTGCCGGGAAAACTACTTGTTATTGAGGGTTCTGATTATTCCGGTCATTCGACACAAAGCGCTCTTTTGAAAGATTGGCTGGAAGTGAAAGGATATGGTGTTTTCGATGCAGGGATCAAACGCTCTTCATTGATGCGTGAAGCGATTGAAGAAGCCAAAGAAGAACAGATTTTAGGTCGAACGACATTGGGACTGCTTTATGCGACAGATTTTGCGGACGAATTTGTAAACGGCATCATCCCTGCGCTTCGAGCGGGTCAGATTGTCGTCGCCGATCGTTATATCTATACGCTCATCGCCAGACAACTCGTTCGCGGTTCTGATGAAGATTGGTTAGAAAAGCTTTTTTCTTTTGCCCGCAAGCCGGATCTTATCTTCTATCTATCCGTCCCGCCCGAAGAGCTCTTGCATAGATGTTTATTTTCTTTCGGAAGATTACCCTATTGGGAATCGGGAATGGACTTGGCCATATCCAATGATATGACGGACAGTTTCTTGATGTATCAAGAACGGTTACTGAAAGAATACGAACGACTCTCAGAGAAATACAGATTTATCATGGTAGACGGATGCCGATCCATTGAAGACATTCACAAATTTATCCGTAAACATGTGAAAAGGTTGTTGAAAATGGAATGA
- a CDS encoding Ppx/GppA phosphatase family protein encodes MMTERIGIIDLGSNSSRFVIYEIRSNGAYQPIFEMKQTVRLAQYMDEEKHITDEGIQRAIACVKLFYRTGQLYGVTHWIPVTTAAVRQAANKNQILQSLEFETRLTFRVLDGFEEGRYGYLGVINTIDVQDALLFDIGGASIELMYVRGRQLEQVISLPYGAVNLTRKFQNVPEKMHGETIYRFMKEQFSNIDWLNQIHVSNLIGMGGSAKTLAKIDHNKKGLDFKRIHGYEVSQKSLHEYFQRINSLSNDQRKKMKGVSKQRAEVLPAGLATMHALSEKFPVGKLMISRSGLREGLFFEYLFRFNQSPVVESVLDHSVLNFQKLFHVNVDLASKVTRTALFLFDSLRPIHALGEYERKLLQVFSQIESCGYYINPDSWAKHSSYLVLSSHLYGLSHEELVHLSLLLKGEVNRNLKKVWMIHELAKIMTLHLSHESQQQLFCKIDGEDIYIGRAPGIKHTIPLTAEAQFMEQFQKVFGKKLHFVEE; translated from the coding sequence ATGATGACGGAACGAATCGGAATCATCGACCTGGGTTCAAATTCTTCCCGCTTTGTGATTTATGAGATCCGCAGCAATGGAGCGTACCAACCGATTTTCGAAATGAAACAGACGGTTCGGCTCGCACAATACATGGACGAAGAGAAACACATCACCGATGAGGGCATCCAAAGAGCCATTGCATGTGTGAAACTTTTTTATCGTACCGGCCAGCTATATGGAGTGACCCATTGGATACCGGTAACGACCGCGGCTGTCCGCCAAGCCGCAAATAAAAATCAAATTTTACAATCATTAGAATTCGAAACACGTTTGACATTCCGCGTCTTGGATGGTTTTGAGGAAGGGAGATACGGTTACCTCGGGGTCATTAATACGATCGATGTTCAAGATGCTCTCTTGTTCGATATTGGAGGCGCCAGTATCGAACTGATGTACGTGAGAGGCCGTCAATTGGAACAAGTGATCAGTCTCCCATACGGAGCCGTGAATTTAACAAGGAAATTTCAGAATGTACCCGAGAAAATGCATGGGGAAACGATATACCGCTTTATGAAAGAACAGTTTTCAAACATCGATTGGTTGAATCAGATCCACGTGTCGAACCTGATTGGAATGGGTGGATCCGCCAAAACCTTGGCAAAAATAGATCACAATAAAAAAGGACTCGATTTCAAACGAATCCATGGTTACGAAGTCTCACAAAAGTCCTTGCATGAATACTTTCAAAGAATCAACTCGCTTTCTAACGATCAACGGAAAAAAATGAAAGGCGTATCCAAACAAAGGGCTGAAGTCTTGCCGGCAGGACTCGCGACGATGCATGCCTTATCCGAGAAATTTCCTGTGGGAAAATTGATGATCAGCCGAAGCGGTCTTCGAGAAGGGCTCTTTTTCGAGTATCTGTTCCGATTTAACCAGAGTCCTGTGGTGGAGTCTGTATTGGATCATAGTGTTTTAAATTTCCAAAAACTCTTTCACGTGAATGTGGATCTTGCTTCGAAAGTCACTCGTACCGCCTTGTTCCTTTTTGATTCCCTGAGACCGATTCATGCCCTTGGAGAGTACGAACGAAAGCTGCTGCAAGTATTTTCACAGATTGAAAGCTGCGGATACTACATTAATCCGGATTCCTGGGCCAAACATTCTTCCTATCTTGTATTGTCTTCCCATTTATATGGTCTATCGCATGAAGAGTTGGTCCATTTATCTCTCCTATTAAAAGGTGAGGTGAATCGCAACCTAAAAAAAGTGTGGATGATCCATGAACTTGCAAAAATAATGACCTTGCATCTGAGTCATGAGTCGCAACAGCAACTCTTCTGCAAGATCGACGGTGAAGATATCTATATAGGAAGAGCCCCTGGCATCAAGCATACGATTCCACTTACTGCGGAAGCACAATTCATGGAACAGTTCCAAAAAGTTTTCGGAAAGAAACTCCATTTTGTCGAAGAGTAA
- a CDS encoding MGDG synthase family glycosyltransferase has protein sequence MPHIVLLSESIGAGHERAAMAIEEALLSLNENIQVTRLNVLDTFRPRTAKVTRTLYLQSLSHYPNLWGKWYEKHRQKEWKGISRSLVRGILRKEVVSWLHQLAPDVVVCTHPLPTFLIAEMKKQGLQIPLCSVLTDFDLHAYWTHRGVDVYCVPVNEMKEESLKRPGNRAAVIVSGIPVLRTFTETAAKKSDDPVFNGNVLIIGGGLGIGVLPVVQQMVMSKIPCTLTVVCGLNQSLRRQLKACYGNHKNVRILGYSRQIERLMAESDLLVTKPGGLTIAEALVMKLPMVLYTPIPGQEWRNGQVMNEYGVAITAGTPADTSNIVHDLLQNHTRIEKMVKAMNGIRRPYASIEVVETIMDLATQGQRKRMYVMMS, from the coding sequence ATGCCACATATCGTCTTGTTATCCGAATCGATTGGCGCAGGTCATGAAAGAGCAGCAATGGCGATCGAAGAGGCTCTCTTGAGCCTTAACGAGAACATCCAGGTAACAAGATTAAATGTATTAGATACATTTCGACCTCGTACCGCCAAAGTCACAAGAACATTATATTTACAATCGCTGTCCCATTACCCCAACTTGTGGGGCAAATGGTATGAAAAACACCGGCAAAAAGAGTGGAAAGGTATAAGTCGTTCCCTGGTCCGTGGAATTTTGCGAAAGGAAGTAGTCTCTTGGCTGCATCAACTTGCCCCGGATGTAGTGGTTTGTACACATCCGTTGCCAACGTTCCTCATCGCCGAGATGAAGAAACAGGGATTGCAAATCCCTTTGTGTTCTGTGTTGACCGACTTTGACTTGCATGCCTACTGGACACATCGGGGAGTCGATGTGTATTGTGTGCCGGTAAATGAAATGAAGGAAGAGAGCCTCAAACGTCCGGGCAACCGGGCCGCAGTGATTGTGTCGGGAATTCCCGTCTTACGCACCTTCACGGAAACAGCAGCCAAAAAATCCGATGACCCTGTTTTTAACGGCAATGTTCTCATCATTGGCGGAGGATTGGGGATTGGCGTTTTACCCGTGGTACAGCAAATGGTGATGTCAAAAATTCCGTGCACGTTGACCGTTGTATGTGGATTGAATCAATCCCTTCGTCGGCAGTTGAAAGCATGCTATGGTAATCACAAGAATGTACGAATTCTGGGCTATAGTCGTCAAATTGAAAGGTTGATGGCAGAAAGCGATTTGCTCGTCACCAAACCTGGAGGTCTCACTATAGCAGAGGCGCTCGTTATGAAACTGCCCATGGTATTGTATACACCGATCCCTGGACAGGAATGGAGGAACGGACAGGTCATGAACGAGTACGGCGTAGCGATCACTGCGGGTACTCCGGCTGATACGTCGAATATCGTTCATGATCTCCTGCAAAATCATACACGGATAGAAAAAATGGTAAAAGCGATGAATGGGATTCGCCGGCCTTATGCATCGATTGAGGTGGTTGAAACGATCATGGATTTGGCAACACAAGGACAAAGAAAACGGATGTATGTCATGATGTCCTGA
- a CDS encoding phosphatase PAP2 family protein translates to MERVTDWIREGDVKTFFWVNRSWKCFLTDLLMSIVTLMGGAIWCIGFTLVLLLSDHAFWHQVGVHLSICLSISHLIVRFCKKIFPRPRPYKVLDNVFTGRWLLQDASFPSGHATASFCMATILSEVFPAYNYLFYGLAAFVSFSRVYLGLHYPTDIVFGAILGTTTARLLG, encoded by the coding sequence ATGGAGAGAGTGACTGATTGGATACGTGAAGGAGACGTGAAGACATTTTTCTGGGTGAACCGATCCTGGAAATGTTTCTTAACTGACTTACTTATGTCCATAGTAACACTCATGGGTGGAGCGATATGGTGTATCGGTTTTACACTCGTGTTATTGCTGAGTGATCATGCATTTTGGCACCAAGTCGGTGTGCATCTGTCCATATGCCTTTCGATCAGTCATTTGATCGTTAGGTTCTGTAAAAAAATATTTCCACGTCCGCGTCCTTACAAAGTATTGGATAATGTTTTTACAGGACGGTGGCTCTTACAGGATGCTTCCTTCCCTTCAGGCCACGCCACAGCCTCTTTTTGCATGGCCACTATATTGTCCGAGGTTTTTCCCGCGTACAATTATCTTTTTTACGGATTAGCCGCTTTCGTTTCCTTTTCCCGTGTGTACCTGGGGTTACATTATCCGACCGATATTGTCTTTGGCGCGATACTTGGAACAACCACCGCCCGGTTACTGGGTTAA
- a CDS encoding glycerol-3-phosphate responsive antiterminator, producing MQKEELYARLAEYKKIASVKHVKYIEKALEHKLGGVFLLTGNIGALKRYVDFYKKQQQLVFLHLEKIGGLQLDREGLEFIAKYVKPTGIISTKGTIIKHAKKHNLLTIQRLFLIDSDALDNGLASLEETKPDAIEIMPGIIPQMIAKVKNRTSIPIITGGLLETREQMQAAIANGAIAVSAGNPNLWGAELS from the coding sequence TTGCAGAAGGAGGAATTGTACGCTCGACTGGCTGAATACAAGAAGATCGCTTCGGTGAAACATGTGAAATATATTGAAAAAGCGTTAGAACACAAGTTGGGCGGTGTTTTTCTCCTCACCGGAAACATCGGTGCGCTCAAACGTTACGTAGACTTCTATAAAAAACAACAACAGCTTGTATTCTTGCACTTAGAAAAAATAGGTGGTTTACAACTGGATCGTGAAGGGCTTGAATTTATAGCAAAGTATGTGAAACCGACCGGTATTATCAGTACCAAAGGAACGATCATTAAACATGCAAAAAAGCATAATCTCCTGACGATCCAGCGTCTGTTTTTGATTGATTCGGATGCTTTGGACAATGGGCTTGCATCCTTAGAGGAAACGAAACCAGACGCGATTGAAATCATGCCTGGCATTATACCGCAGATGATAGCAAAAGTAAAAAATAGAACGAGCATTCCAATTATTACAGGTGGATTGTTGGAAACACGGGAGCAAATGCAGGCGGCCATCGCGAACGGGGCGATCGCTGTATCAGCTGGAAATCCAAATTTATGGGGAGCCGAACTCAGTTAA
- a CDS encoding MFS transporter yields MSFDENSKYKWLVFFTLAVTYFFIFSQRTAPGLITDQLMKQFQMTASTLGLLTGFQYIAYMSLQIPLGIWADRFGPYLFLLMGTLLDGVGTILYSVSPNEWILMSTRVLVGIGDAMIWINIVLVLSQWFRADEFASLLGWTGMSGSLGAILTSVPLTFWIAHQGWRVPFFCLGLILCGCAAMIYLVMMTGTKRHTAPYQLKMNQPVQELKPKNKGVFRKLLHSRQAWATFLCHFGLVGTYIGFIGSWAVPYGMVVYGFHRTTASELVTIGLIGALLGGPITGYISDKWGSRKQPYVLIHFITFLSWLTLCLWEAKPPIAVLLILFFLIGFGNGASMLTFAVVRQSFPKTEVGVASGFANTGGFLSAVTLPTLFGLVLDHFGGAHSLGAHAAGGGYQFGLLVPTLFSLIGMIGSIVILEKKQTPKRKMKTSVLAGM; encoded by the coding sequence TTGTCTTTTGACGAAAACAGTAAGTATAAGTGGTTGGTGTTTTTCACACTAGCTGTCACGTATTTTTTCATTTTTAGCCAGCGTACTGCACCTGGATTGATTACGGATCAATTGATGAAGCAGTTTCAGATGACTGCTTCGACATTAGGACTGCTTACAGGATTTCAGTATATTGCGTATATGAGCTTACAAATTCCCTTAGGTATATGGGCGGATCGATTCGGCCCTTATTTGTTTTTACTGATGGGTACTCTGTTGGACGGTGTAGGGACGATTCTGTATAGTGTTTCCCCGAATGAATGGATCTTGATGTCAACACGAGTGTTAGTGGGAATTGGGGATGCAATGATTTGGATTAACATCGTGTTGGTTTTAAGTCAATGGTTTCGGGCTGATGAATTTGCAAGTCTGCTAGGTTGGACCGGGATGTCGGGAAGTCTCGGCGCTATCCTAACCTCTGTACCCCTAACCTTTTGGATCGCTCATCAAGGTTGGAGGGTTCCCTTCTTCTGTTTAGGCTTGATCCTATGCGGATGTGCCGCGATGATCTACTTGGTCATGATGACAGGAACGAAACGCCATACTGCCCCCTACCAGCTGAAGATGAACCAACCAGTACAGGAGCTCAAACCAAAAAACAAAGGAGTATTTAGGAAGCTCCTACATAGCCGCCAAGCGTGGGCGACCTTTCTCTGTCACTTCGGTCTCGTGGGGACCTATATAGGGTTTATCGGGTCTTGGGCAGTGCCTTATGGTATGGTGGTTTATGGATTTCATCGAACGACGGCGAGCGAATTGGTGACAATAGGTTTAATCGGCGCTTTGTTAGGTGGACCGATAACCGGTTATATTTCTGATAAGTGGGGATCTCGAAAACAACCTTATGTTCTCATCCACTTCATCACCTTTTTAAGCTGGCTGACATTATGCTTGTGGGAAGCGAAACCACCAATCGCCGTTTTACTGATTCTTTTTTTCCTGATCGGTTTCGGCAACGGGGCAAGCATGCTGACCTTTGCAGTTGTTCGACAGTCGTTCCCAAAAACAGAGGTAGGGGTCGCTTCTGGATTTGCCAATACGGGAGGATTTTTAAGTGCTGTAACCCTGCCAACACTCTTTGGGTTGGTACTTGATCACTTTGGTGGCGCTCATTCGCTGGGAGCACATGCTGCGGGTGGAGGCTATCAATTTGGATTGTTAGTGCCGACTCTGTTCTCTTTGATCGGTATGATTGGAAGTATCGTTATTTTGGAGAAAAAACAAACACCGAAGCGAAAGATGAAGACTTCTGTCCTAGCAGGTATGTAA
- a CDS encoding glycerophosphodiester phosphodiesterase — MNNPCAAHRGWSNKAPENTLAAFQKAIEQPHIDMIELDVQLSRDGVPVVIHDFTLERTTNGTGYVGDYTLKELKQLDAGSWYSEAFAGETIPTFEEVLQLVKGKKKLNIELKCAGDWYPGIEKKVIELIRQYGMESSVVITSFHHANIREVSRLAPDLKKGLLIDGMPLLLDEQLEVTGATVLSMYYPFLTETFVRSYRDRGIEFIAWTIDQPEEMKRVAALDEGIVICTNEPERYLELRVYTEKT, encoded by the coding sequence ATGAACAATCCGTGTGCTGCGCATCGCGGCTGGTCGAACAAAGCTCCAGAAAATACATTGGCTGCCTTTCAAAAAGCGATCGAGCAGCCGCACATCGATATGATTGAGTTGGATGTGCAATTAAGCCGGGATGGAGTACCTGTAGTCATCCATGACTTTACGTTGGAACGAACGACGAACGGTACGGGATATGTTGGAGATTATACGCTGAAGGAATTAAAACAGTTGGATGCAGGTTCCTGGTATTCTGAAGCGTTTGCAGGGGAAACCATTCCAACGTTTGAAGAAGTATTACAACTGGTAAAAGGAAAAAAGAAGTTGAACATCGAGCTTAAATGTGCTGGCGACTGGTATCCCGGCATTGAAAAAAAGGTGATTGAGTTGATCCGTCAATACGGGATGGAATCCTCTGTGGTGATCACTTCGTTTCATCATGCGAATATCCGCGAAGTCTCCCGCCTGGCCCCCGATCTAAAGAAAGGGTTGCTGATCGATGGGATGCCTTTATTACTGGATGAACAACTGGAAGTCACAGGTGCGACTGTTTTATCGATGTATTATCCGTTTTTGACAGAGACATTTGTTCGTTCCTACAGGGATCGCGGGATTGAATTCATCGCCTGGACGATCGATCAACCGGAAGAGATGAAACGGGTGGCGGCACTGGATGAAGGGATTGTGATCTGTACCAATGAACCGGAGCGCTACCTGGAATTACGAGTATACACGGAAAAAACTTGA
- a CDS encoding ABC transporter substrate-binding protein: protein MKKGLISLLVAPMLLVGTVLSGCGTKTTSTETSGGNGDKPVTIDFWYALSGKNGEVIKKMVDEFNHSQNEVKVNATFQGDYYTNHAKVMSAIAAGNPPDVTMVEVASVASFANSGALEDLTPYINGKDGIDKNDFIPGLLGNSTWNNKFYALPFNRSTPILYINKDKLKAAGLDENGPKNWDELESYAKKLSKKDTEWGFETPIDIWFYEALVAENGGKILSEDGKKALVDSPQAIEPIQYWKKMIDEGAMKMPPGAKYDAWAVADNDFINGKVAMIFDSTGSLNDLMSKAKFNVGTAFLPQKESYGVPTGGANLVMLAKSKKKDAAWKFMKWMTDQQQTIAFSQQTGYMPVRTSAVNSPDMQKFFSEKPQFKVAVDQLKYARPRPIAPGYKELQEVIMNEIQRAILGQATPEDAMKEAVNKANQLLNK, encoded by the coding sequence ATGAAAAAAGGTCTCATCTCTTTATTGGTAGCTCCCATGTTACTTGTGGGAACGGTACTTTCCGGTTGTGGAACCAAAACGACTTCCACGGAGACAAGCGGCGGAAACGGTGATAAACCGGTGACCATCGATTTCTGGTATGCCCTCAGCGGCAAAAACGGTGAAGTGATCAAGAAGATGGTGGATGAGTTTAATCATTCGCAAAATGAAGTGAAAGTGAATGCCACCTTCCAAGGTGACTATTACACCAATCATGCTAAAGTCATGTCTGCCATTGCCGCAGGGAATCCGCCGGATGTGACGATGGTTGAGGTCGCTTCCGTCGCTTCTTTCGCAAACAGCGGCGCGCTTGAAGATCTTACGCCCTACATCAACGGAAAAGACGGCATTGATAAAAACGATTTTATTCCTGGTCTTCTCGGTAACTCTACTTGGAACAACAAATTCTATGCATTGCCGTTTAACCGTTCGACCCCGATTCTTTACATCAACAAAGATAAACTGAAAGCGGCCGGCTTGGATGAAAACGGACCGAAAAACTGGGATGAGCTGGAATCCTATGCGAAAAAGCTTTCCAAAAAGGATACGGAATGGGGCTTCGAAACTCCGATCGATATCTGGTTCTATGAAGCGCTTGTCGCTGAAAATGGCGGCAAAATCCTGAGCGAGGACGGGAAAAAGGCTTTGGTCGACTCCCCACAAGCGATCGAACCGATTCAATATTGGAAGAAAATGATCGACGAGGGAGCTATGAAAATGCCTCCGGGAGCCAAATATGATGCCTGGGCGGTTGCCGATAACGACTTTATTAACGGGAAAGTGGCTATGATTTTTGATTCGACAGGAAGCCTGAATGACCTGATGAGCAAAGCGAAATTCAATGTAGGTACCGCCTTTCTGCCGCAAAAAGAAAGTTATGGTGTACCTACGGGCGGCGCGAATCTTGTGATGCTGGCAAAATCGAAGAAGAAAGATGCAGCCTGGAAATTCATGAAGTGGATGACCGATCAACAACAAACGATCGCATTCTCGCAACAAACCGGTTACATGCCTGTGCGTACATCGGCTGTTAACAGTCCGGACATGCAGAAGTTCTTCAGTGAAAAACCGCAATTTAAAGTGGCGGTGGATCAGTTGAAATACGCTCGCCCCCGTCCGATCGCTCCTGGATACAAAGAACTGCAGGAAGTCATCATGAACGAAATTCAACGGGCGATTCTGGGGCAAGCTACACCGGAAGATGCCATGAAGGAAGCGGTCAATAAAGCGAATCAATTATTAAACAAATAA
- a CDS encoding carbohydrate ABC transporter permease: protein MRKILKPVEWIGIAIVSLIFLFPFVWMMLTSLKSIDETTVFPPKWIPSSIHWENFVQAWSSGPFLAYLINSIFVSLAILVLQFITAVPAAYAFARYRFKGYKILFGFTLIALMIPPQITFLPVFIQMSGWNLINTYIPLILPYAASAFGIFLLRQSFMQVPEEILEAARLDQASEWKIMWKIMVPMARPVLVTFGLFSFIYHWNDYFWPLVMTNQDVVRTLPVGIAALKASEGGVAWNIVMAGNMILVIPILIIFFFAQRQIIRAFVYSGVK from the coding sequence GTGCGCAAAATCTTGAAACCTGTCGAATGGATCGGGATCGCGATTGTATCTTTGATCTTTCTCTTTCCTTTTGTCTGGATGATGCTTACATCACTGAAAAGCATCGACGAAACAACCGTTTTTCCTCCCAAGTGGATCCCTTCATCGATTCACTGGGAAAATTTCGTGCAAGCCTGGAGTTCCGGTCCGTTTCTCGCCTACTTAATAAACAGTATTTTCGTCAGTTTGGCGATACTCGTCTTGCAGTTCATCACGGCTGTACCTGCCGCGTATGCATTTGCCCGGTATCGTTTTAAAGGATACAAGATATTATTCGGATTTACATTGATTGCCTTGATGATTCCACCGCAAATCACGTTTTTACCCGTGTTTATTCAAATGAGCGGTTGGAATTTGATCAACACGTACATCCCATTAATTCTCCCCTATGCGGCAAGCGCCTTTGGCATTTTTCTTCTTCGCCAATCGTTTATGCAAGTGCCGGAAGAAATTCTGGAAGCGGCACGTTTGGATCAGGCGAGCGAATGGAAAATCATGTGGAAGATCATGGTGCCCATGGCGCGTCCTGTTCTCGTCACATTCGGCCTGTTTAGCTTTATTTACCACTGGAATGATTATTTTTGGCCTTTGGTCATGACCAATCAGGATGTCGTTCGCACCTTGCCGGTGGGGATTGCCGCTCTGAAAGCATCTGAAGGGGGTGTTGCCTGGAATATCGTCATGGCCGGGAATATGATTCTCGTGATTCCGATTTTGATCATCTTTTTCTTTGCCCAACGTCAGATCATTCGAGCCTTTGTTTATTCAGGTGTGAAGTAA